Within Ipomoea triloba cultivar NCNSP0323 chromosome 9, ASM357664v1, the genomic segment TTTCCACCATCAAAACCCATTTCTACTTTACTACGAAATTCCACCTTTCAACCTCTATAGAGAACTGTATTTCTCATGGAGAAAATGTCAAACACCTTGAAGGCACACAACTACTTCAAGAACCTTCAACATGGGTTCAAATTCATTCGCTTTGCAGAACTAAGTCTCTTCATGCACTCACCATCAAGGTTGGCTCTACACCAACACAACCCATTTTCCCTTTCAATAATATACTGTCGAAGTATGTTCATTTTGGTAATGTACATGTTGCTCGGGAACTGTTTGAGGAAATGCCTTTTAGAAATGCTGTGTCTTTCAACACGATGATCGCTGCATATTGTCGAGATGGGAATGTACTAGAGGCTTGGGGACTGTTTTCTGAGATGAGGAGGTGTGGATTTAAGCCCACTCAGTTTACTTTCGGGGGACTGTTGTCAAGTGAGTTCTTGGATCATTATCAAGTGGTGCAATTGCATGCACTGCTTGAGAAGACATCATTGCTTCGCACTGATGCTACTCTAGGGACTGCACTGTTGGGTATGCTTGGGAGGTGCGGGTGTTTACACGAGGCCTGCCAGATTTTTGATAGCATGCCTGAAAAGAACTTGGTTACATGGAATTCTATGATTCTATTGCTTGGACAACATGGATTTGTTGAAACGTCGATGACTATGTTTGTTGAAATACTCAGGAGTGGAATGGATTTGTCTGAGTACACATTTGTGGGCCTTCTATCTGGTTGCCTCGGGATACATGATATGGAATTAGGAGAGCAAGTGCACACAGTTGCAGTGAAGTATGGATTGGATAATGCAGTTTCTGTTAAGAATTCTCTGGTTAACATGTATGCTAAATGTTCTGGTGCTCACACTGcaaataaaatgtttgaggAAGCGGCAATTAAGGACATTGTTTCATGGAACATAATGATTGGTGCACTGGCAAAGAGTGATACACCGGACAAAGTGTTGACTGTTTTCTTGGAAATGTATGCTAATGGATTCTCCCCTAATGAAATAACATTTATTAGTGCTCTTAACTCCTGCTCTAGGCTGCAGAATCTGTCATGTGGAGAAGCTTTGCATGCACAAATTATCAAGAAGAAGCTTGAAAATGATGTGTACATGGGCAGTGCTTTGATGGATTTTTATGTCAAATTCGATAAATTGGAAGAAGCACATTGCTGTTTTAATGAAATGTGTGAAAAGAGTTTAGTTCCTTGGAACACATTGATGCTGGGATACTCAAATAGAGGCTCTCCTGAATCCATTTTGCTGTTGCGAGAGATGATCCGCCTGGGTTTTTATCCGAATggcttttcattttctattgttatCAAAGCGTCATCAGCAGTAGAATTACTCCAGCTTCACTCGTGGTTGGTAAAGACGGGTTACCTCAAGCATTCTTATGTATCAAGCTCTCTTATAAGCAGGTATGCCAAAAATGGTTTAATATCTGATGCCTTATGCTTCACAGATGTTAATGACATGCCACTTGATGTTGTCTCCACAAATGTGATAGCTGGGATATACAACAGAATTGGCGAGTATGACAAGACTCTGGAGTTGTTTTCCATACTCGAGGACCCCAACACTAGATCTTGGAACATTTTGATCTTAGCTTGCTCTCGAAACAGTGATCACAAAGAGGCTTTTGAAATCTTCGGACACATGAGGAGAGCTCGAGTCTCTCCCGACAATTACACGTACGTCAGCCTCCTCAGCAGCTGCAACAGACTCTGCAACCTCGGCCTGGGCAGCTCTCTTCATGGTCTACTCATCAAGAACGATTTCAGCTCCTGCGACACATTCGTCTGCAACATCATGATTGACATGTACGCGAAATGTGGGAGCCTCGAAAGTGCAACAAAGATATTTAATGACACCTCCGAAAGGAATGTCATTTCGTGGACAGCTATGATTTCATCCCTTGGCCTACACGGCTATGCCCATGAAGCGATAAGGAAATTTGATGAGATGACAGAGCAGGGCATTAAGCCTGATAAGGTGGCATTCATGGCAGTCCTCTCAGCTTGCAGACATGTTGGGTTAGTTGAACAAGGGATGGCTCTGTTTGGGGAAATGAAAGGGAAATATGGGTTTGAACCAGAGATGGATCATTACTTGATTGTTGTTGATTTGTTGTCTAGGTATGGTCATCTTGCAGAAGCTGAACAATTCATTGGCAGGATGCCTTTCCCCCCAAATGCTTCAATATGGCGTACTTTTCTTGATGGCTGCAAAAGGAAAAGAACGTCTTGTATTGAGTcatcatattaaataatttatttatttttttaatttactagaATGAATATAGATGGTAGGGGAGAGGAGAGTAAAAGAAAGTGATAGTAGGAGAGAGGAAATAGCTTATGTTGGAGTTCGATTTTTTTGGCAAGCTAGAGCGTGTCTCACTCACCATAAGGCACAATGGGCACATttatggtgtgtttggaaagcaggaaaatgacttctagaaaatgttttctggaaaatgagtcattttttagaaaatatgttcatttctAGTTTTTGGATATAGTTTGAAAAACTGTCTGTGTGTTTggttatttttttggaaaatgaatagagaattgtataattatatatattttttattttatttaaaatattaaaataccttttttgaagagaaatattaataataattttaaaactaatattttaattaaaaaacaaaaaaaaataatccacCCCACGGTTTCCTGCGAAAACCAGATGGTTTTCGTCGGAAACCACGTGCTCTGGTTTCCACCGAGAAACCAGAGCCCTGGTTTCTCGCTAGAAACTAGAGATGCTCTGGTTTCCCCTTTGGTCACGCGGAAACCATGTGTGGTTTTCGCTGGAAACGTTCTTTGGCGCTGCAAATTGAacggcggaaaatgacttccgcctaaattgggcggaagtcattttccgccattttGGGGTCATTttcccagtcaacggaaaatgattttcgttgACTGGCTTCCAAACACAgtcttaatgttttttttttcccccttttttatGCATGGGTTTTTTCTCCCATTTTTTCACCCCTCTTTCTATGACCGAAAAAAAATGCTGATAAAAGATTTCGCTTGATGGGATTCCATTTGTAATAGTTTCTtcctaaaaggttgaatcctgATACTTGAACTTTCTTTTCAAATTCATGTGACCAATTGAACTACTCATGTAGGTACC encodes:
- the LOC116030952 gene encoding pentatricopeptide repeat-containing protein At3g58590, encoding MRNPISLASITANLSTIKTHFYFTTKFHLSTSIENCISHGENVKHLEGTQLLQEPSTWVQIHSLCRTKSLHALTIKVGSTPTQPIFPFNNILSKYVHFGNVHVARELFEEMPFRNAVSFNTMIAAYCRDGNVLEAWGLFSEMRRCGFKPTQFTFGGLLSSEFLDHYQVVQLHALLEKTSLLRTDATLGTALLGMLGRCGCLHEACQIFDSMPEKNLVTWNSMILLLGQHGFVETSMTMFVEILRSGMDLSEYTFVGLLSGCLGIHDMELGEQVHTVAVKYGLDNAVSVKNSLVNMYAKCSGAHTANKMFEEAAIKDIVSWNIMIGALAKSDTPDKVLTVFLEMYANGFSPNEITFISALNSCSRLQNLSCGEALHAQIIKKKLENDVYMGSALMDFYVKFDKLEEAHCCFNEMCEKSLVPWNTLMLGYSNRGSPESILLLREMIRLGFYPNGFSFSIVIKASSAVELLQLHSWLVKTGYLKHSYVSSSLISRYAKNGLISDALCFTDVNDMPLDVVSTNVIAGIYNRIGEYDKTLELFSILEDPNTRSWNILILACSRNSDHKEAFEIFGHMRRARVSPDNYTYVSLLSSCNRLCNLGLGSSLHGLLIKNDFSSCDTFVCNIMIDMYAKCGSLESATKIFNDTSERNVISWTAMISSLGLHGYAHEAIRKFDEMTEQGIKPDKVAFMAVLSACRHVGLVEQGMALFGEMKGKYGFEPEMDHYLIVVDLLSRYGHLAEAEQFIGRMPFPPNASIWRTFLDGCKRKRTSCIESSY